The DNA region CTTGCAGCAAAAACTCAGACATTTCATTGGAAATTGTGTATCCTCTTTGCTGAGATAAGAGTATTTGAGAGAAGCATTGCTATTGTCATTGGGCCCACACCACCAGGAACTGGAGTGATAGCTGAAGCAACCTTGCAGGCCTCCTCATAACAGACATCTCCAACCAAACGGTAACCTCGAGGGCTTTTCGTATCCTGCCAAAATGCACAAATATGACCAGCTCAGTAACATGGAACCTTGAGTTAGAAAGCAACATCAAATTGGCACAAGCTATCATCTTTCATTCTTTTGACAACAGTCACATTTTAAAATGATCTGATAATCCTCCAATGGATAGCACAATGGTTGGAGACCATGCCTTGTGAAGCGGAGGTTTTTAAGGGCGACATGTCACCAGTTCGGATTTCTCCTTTTCCCCTCCCTTCAAACTaacacttttttatatatatatataaaataaaataaaataaaagggatAACGCTAGGGACACACCCAACTACCACCCAAATCCGCAACATGCTTAAGTGTCttacctaaattttttttccagcaAGTAGCTTTGTGTAACAGCTGATATCCAATCACAAGTAGACACCCAGGCATGTTGTGAAAGGAAAATTTTAGGACCACAACTTGCTCATGTGGCAAGTAGTGAGTGGTGAAGTAAAAGTGGTGGGTCCACAACTCCACCACTCACGACTTGCCAGGCGAGCGAGTTGTGCCAAAAGTTGTGGTCCTAATATTACTCGTTGTGAAATCAGGTGTCCATAGGTGgattgtaaaaagaaaaaaaaatgctaaccCTAGACAATGCTTCATTGAGTAATTTCTTATATTTCACAAGTTTTTAAGGGAGGAATAAAAGccaatatgagagagagagagagagagagagagagagagagagaagcaccAAAGATATAATCAAGTATGATGCAAAAGACCACAGGTTTCTGCTCACCTCAACAGGATTAATTCCAACATCAATAATAACTGCACCAGGCTTTATCCAGTTGCCCCTAACCATATTTGGTTGGCCTACAGCTGAAATAATAATATCTGCTTCTCTTATGAACTCCTCAGGGTTTTTGGTTCTTGAATGGACTATACTTATGGTAGCATCTTCCCTCTAACAATGTTAAAACATTACAATAGCATTAGAATCAAACAGAAATGAACCATAGCGAACTAATGATCTATTCTTCAAATAAGTAGTGAAGTTTGGGCGAATGAAATCTCACTTGCAGCAATAGAGCGGCTGGCATTCCAACAATATTGCTCCGGCCAATTACAACTGCTTTCTTTCCTTTGATATTAATACCATATCTATGCAACAACTCTATACATCCCTTTGGCGTGCATGGAACAAACAAGGGTTCTCTACCTCGCATGGCTAGACGGCCAATGTTCAGTGGGTGAAACCCATCCACATCTTTCTCAATGCTAACAGCATTTAAGATGTTCTGCTCATTCATATGCTGGTACGAAATCCAAGAAGACAAAGAAACTCAGAAAGACTTTTTCATGAATTACAGGCAGAAATAACATTG from Castanea sativa cultivar Marrone di Chiusa Pesio chromosome 6, ASM4071231v1 includes:
- the LOC142640597 gene encoding bifunctional protein FolD 4, chloroplastic-like, with the translated sequence MEKICGAVRFSPESSTTARLLLPLTRNLSRQHGVVSFNRLVGARLPHRHLTSLTSLTTHCSPSPSPPVSASVATETSAKVIDGKAIAKQIRDEITEEVSKMKNAIGVTPGLAVILVGDRKDSATYVRNKKKACESVGINSFEVRLPEDCTEQEVLKFISDFNDDPSVHGILVQLPLPSHMNEQNILNAVSIEKDVDGFHPLNIGRLAMRGREPLFVPCTPKGCIELLHRYGINIKGKKAVVIGRSNIVGMPAALLLQREDATISIVHSRTKNPEEFIREADIIISAVGQPNMVRGNWIKPGAVIIDVGINPVEDTKSPRGYRLVGDVCYEEACKVASAITPVPGGVGPMTIAMLLSNTLISAKRIHNFQ